A section of the Pseudomonas prosekii genome encodes:
- a CDS encoding SDR family NAD(P)-dependent oxidoreductase, with translation MNIDLSSKTALVTGSTQGIGFAIAKGLAQSGAEVVINGRKQDAVDAAVSQLKKLLPNAKVRGIAADAGTAEGCKSMVAALPHVDILVNNVGIYGPQDFFETEDEVWEKFFEVNVMSGVRLSRAYLEGMAKNAWGRVVFISSESALNIPADMIHYGFTKTSNLSISRGLAKRMAGTGVTVNAVLPGPTLSEGLQEMLKDEQQKSGESMEKVAADFVMANRPTSIIQRAAEMEEVANMVVYVASPQASATTGAALRVDGGVVDSLA, from the coding sequence ATGAACATCGATCTATCCAGCAAAACCGCGCTGGTCACCGGCTCAACCCAAGGCATCGGTTTTGCGATTGCCAAAGGCCTGGCGCAATCCGGTGCCGAGGTGGTGATCAATGGGCGCAAGCAGGACGCTGTCGACGCCGCTGTCAGCCAGCTCAAAAAGCTGCTGCCCAACGCCAAGGTGCGCGGGATCGCCGCCGACGCCGGCACCGCCGAAGGCTGCAAGAGCATGGTCGCCGCCCTGCCGCACGTGGATATTCTGGTGAACAACGTCGGGATTTATGGCCCGCAAGATTTTTTCGAAACCGAGGATGAGGTCTGGGAAAAATTCTTCGAGGTCAACGTGATGTCCGGTGTGCGCCTGTCGCGCGCCTATCTCGAAGGCATGGCGAAAAACGCCTGGGGCCGGGTGGTGTTCATCTCGTCCGAGTCGGCGCTGAACATCCCGGCGGACATGATCCATTACGGTTTCACCAAGACTTCAAACCTGTCGATTTCACGGGGTCTGGCCAAGCGCATGGCGGGCACTGGCGTGACCGTCAACGCCGTACTGCCAGGGCCAACATTGTCCGAAGGGCTGCAGGAGATGCTCAAGGATGAACAGCAGAAGTCCGGCGAATCGATGGAAAAAGTTGCAGCCGATTTTGTCATGGCCAACCGTCCGACCTCGATCATCCAGCGCGCGGCCGAAATGGAAGAAGTGGCGAACATGGTGGTCTACGTGGCCTCGCCACAAGCCTCCGCCACCACCGGCGCGGCATTGCGCGTAGACGGCGGCGTCGTCGACAGCCTCGCCTGA
- a CDS encoding MFS transporter: protein MSEKTADQHSFRAASVLALCLPGDVLLYLLLPMQSQAFGITLAEAGILLAANRLVRIFGYRYVMQFYTRQGDRPALLLATGTAALCALGYATLSGFWWLLLLRLGWGLSYAALNLSTQVMATAEPLGAARRTGRSRAVIAAGPMLALPLGALLSVEYGPRVIFYLMCVTSLLGMWLALGLPSAAHPMAASTRRFQWPDSVAMWSFIEGLTLDGLFIIGLSLLADHLLEGNAVVVAGTLLALRYVSELLLSPLGGVAAQRWGATRMLIVFSLMTSIALIGFGFHWLIVGGALVLILRALQLPLVVTVIAQRHPDSGRVRALAGNAVWRDIGAGIGPLLAGFLLPVAPSEWVYGGAALCLAVSALACVERKK from the coding sequence ATGTCAGAAAAAACCGCCGACCAACACTCGTTCCGGGCCGCTTCGGTATTGGCCCTGTGTTTACCTGGCGATGTCTTGTTGTACCTGCTGTTGCCGATGCAGTCGCAGGCATTCGGCATCACGCTGGCCGAGGCGGGAATTTTGCTGGCGGCGAATCGGCTGGTGCGGATTTTCGGTTATCGCTACGTCATGCAGTTTTACACCCGCCAGGGTGATCGCCCGGCGTTGCTGCTGGCCACGGGCACGGCGGCGTTGTGCGCGTTGGGTTACGCGACGCTGTCGGGTTTTTGGTGGTTGCTGCTGTTGCGCCTCGGTTGGGGGTTGTCGTACGCGGCGCTGAATTTGTCCACGCAAGTGATGGCTACCGCCGAGCCGTTGGGTGCGGCGCGGCGTACCGGGCGTTCGCGCGCGGTGATCGCGGCGGGGCCGATGCTGGCGCTGCCGCTGGGTGCGTTGCTCAGTGTCGAGTACGGCCCGCGAGTGATTTTCTACCTGATGTGCGTGACCTCGCTGCTCGGAATGTGGCTGGCGCTCGGGCTGCCGTCGGCGGCGCATCCGATGGCGGCCTCGACGCGGCGTTTCCAGTGGCCGGACAGTGTCGCGATGTGGTCGTTTATCGAAGGCCTGACGCTCGACGGCTTGTTCATCATCGGCCTGTCGTTATTGGCTGATCACTTGCTGGAAGGCAACGCCGTGGTGGTCGCCGGCACGCTGCTGGCGCTGCGTTATGTCTCGGAATTGTTGCTCAGCCCGTTGGGCGGCGTGGCGGCGCAGCGCTGGGGCGCGACGCGAATGTTGATTGTGTTCTCGCTGATGACCTCGATAGCGCTGATCGGCTTCGGGTTTCACTGGTTGATCGTCGGCGGCGCGCTGGTGCTGATATTGCGCGCGCTGCAATTGCCGTTGGTGGTGACGGTGATCGCCCAGCGTCATCCGGACAGCGGCCGGGTGCGCGCGCTGGCGGGGAACGCGGTGTGGCGCGACATCGGCGCCGGGATCGGGCCGTTGCTGGCGGGTTTTCTGCTGCCGGTGGCGCCGTCGGAATGGGTGTATGGCGGGGCGGCGCTGTGTCTGGCGGTGAGTGCGCTGGCGTGTGTGGAACGGAAAAAATAG
- the ampC gene encoding class C beta-lactamase, protein MSRLTILAACVALGSTGVCLAQARTDQQIEASVDAAIRPIMQSQGVPGIAVAVTVDGKAHYFNYGVASKESGEKVTKNTLFEIGSLSKTFTATLLAYAQATGKLSLNDTASQVLPALKGSALDNISVVQFATYTAGGLPLQFPQAADSADKMLGYFQQWKPLYAPGTHRQYSNPSIGLSGYLAAQSLGVPFEQAMEKTLLPKLGLKHTFIQVPQDQMELYAQGYDKADKPVRVSPGALDAEAYGVKTSAADLLTFVQANMQPAALDAPVQHAIAATHAGYYTVGDMTQGLGWERYAYPITLDKLLAGNSTPMAMEAHKVQWLNPPQAEPKDVLLNKTGSTGGFGAYAAYVPSREIGVVIMANKNYPIPERVKAAHQILQALTE, encoded by the coding sequence ATGAGCAGACTGACTATTCTCGCCGCTTGCGTAGCACTGGGCAGCACAGGCGTGTGCCTGGCGCAGGCTCGCACCGACCAGCAGATCGAAGCCTCGGTCGATGCGGCGATCCGCCCGATCATGCAAAGCCAAGGCGTGCCGGGGATCGCGGTAGCGGTGACGGTTGACGGCAAAGCGCATTACTTCAACTACGGCGTCGCCTCGAAAGAAAGTGGGGAGAAAGTCACTAAAAACACCTTGTTCGAAATCGGTTCGCTGAGCAAAACCTTCACCGCCACCCTGCTCGCCTACGCGCAGGCGACCGGCAAATTGTCCCTGAACGACACGGCCAGCCAGGTTCTCCCGGCATTAAAGGGCAGCGCGCTGGATAACATCAGCGTCGTGCAATTTGCCACTTACACGGCGGGCGGTTTGCCGTTGCAGTTCCCTCAAGCGGCAGACAGCGCAGACAAGATGCTCGGCTATTTCCAGCAATGGAAACCGCTTTATGCGCCCGGCACTCATCGGCAATATTCCAACCCGAGCATCGGCTTGTCCGGGTATCTGGCCGCACAGAGCCTCGGCGTGCCGTTTGAGCAGGCAATGGAAAAAACCCTGCTGCCAAAACTCGGGTTGAAGCACACGTTTATCCAGGTACCGCAGGATCAGATGGAGCTTTACGCTCAGGGTTACGACAAGGCCGACAAGCCTGTGCGTGTCAGCCCCGGAGCGCTGGACGCAGAAGCCTACGGGGTGAAAACCAGCGCGGCGGACCTGCTGACTTTTGTCCAGGCAAACATGCAGCCGGCCGCGCTGGACGCGCCGGTGCAGCACGCGATTGCCGCGACGCATGCCGGTTATTACACGGTGGGCGACATGACTCAGGGCCTGGGTTGGGAGCGTTATGCCTACCCGATCACCTTGGATAAATTGCTCGCGGGCAATTCGACGCCGATGGCCATGGAGGCGCATAAAGTCCAGTGGTTGAACCCGCCGCAGGCTGAGCCGAAGGATGTGCTGTTGAACAAAACCGGTTCGACCGGTGGTTTCGGCGCTTACGCGGCGTATGTGCCGTCGCGGGAGATTGGCGTGGTGATCATGGCCAACAAAAACTACCCGATCCCGGAGCGGGTCAAAGCGGCGCATCAGATATTGCAAGCATTGACCGAGTAA
- the gudD gene encoding glucarate dehydratase: protein MHTQDHAQDRTKNTEKAPIITSMQVVPVAGHDGMLLNLSGAHGPFFTRNIVILTDNAGHTGVGEVPGGERIRQTLEDARALVVGSPIGTYQKILNQVRQTFADRDAGGRGLQTFDLRITIHAVTGLEAALLDLLGQHLDVPVAALLGEGQQRDEVKMLGYLFYVGDRHATDLAYRSEPQADNDWFRVRHEQAMTADAVVRLAEAAHAHYGFKDFKLKGGVLSGDEEIEAVTALAERFPDARITLDPNGAWSLKEAIRLCRDQHRVLAYAEDPCGAENGYSGREVMAEFRRATGLKTATNMIATDWREMGHAIQLQSVDIPLADPHFWTMQGSVRVAQMCHEWGLTWGSHSNNHFDISLAMFTHVAAAAPGEITAIDTHWIWQDGQRLTKAPLQIVGGCVQVPKKPGLGVELDMDQLVKAHELYKGMGLGARDDSVAMQFLIPGWKFDNKRPCLVR, encoded by the coding sequence ATGCACACACAAGATCACGCCCAAGACCGCACAAAAAACACCGAAAAAGCGCCGATCATTACCAGCATGCAAGTGGTTCCGGTGGCCGGTCACGACGGCATGCTGCTCAACCTCAGCGGCGCCCACGGGCCGTTTTTCACCCGCAACATCGTGATTCTCACCGACAACGCCGGGCATACCGGGGTCGGCGAAGTGCCGGGTGGCGAGCGCATTCGGCAAACACTGGAAGACGCGCGTGCGCTGGTGGTCGGCAGCCCGATCGGCACTTATCAGAAGATCCTCAATCAAGTGCGCCAGACCTTCGCCGACCGCGACGCCGGCGGCCGTGGTTTGCAGACCTTCGACCTGCGCATCACCATTCACGCGGTCACCGGCCTCGAAGCCGCCCTGCTCGACTTGCTCGGCCAGCACCTCGACGTGCCGGTCGCAGCGCTGCTTGGCGAAGGGCAGCAGCGCGATGAAGTGAAGATGCTCGGTTACCTGTTTTACGTCGGTGATCGGCACGCCACCGACCTTGCTTATCGCAGTGAGCCGCAGGCCGATAACGACTGGTTCCGCGTCCGTCATGAGCAAGCCATGACCGCCGATGCCGTGGTGCGCCTGGCCGAAGCCGCGCACGCGCATTATGGCTTCAAGGACTTCAAACTCAAGGGCGGCGTGCTCAGCGGCGACGAGGAAATCGAAGCGGTCACCGCGCTGGCCGAACGCTTTCCCGATGCGCGAATTACCCTCGATCCGAACGGCGCGTGGTCATTGAAAGAAGCGATCCGTTTGTGCCGCGATCAGCACCGCGTGCTGGCGTACGCCGAAGACCCGTGCGGCGCGGAAAACGGTTATTCCGGGCGTGAAGTCATGGCCGAGTTTCGCCGCGCCACAGGGCTGAAAACCGCGACCAATATGATCGCCACCGACTGGCGGGAAATGGGCCACGCGATCCAGTTGCAATCGGTGGATATTCCGCTCGCCGATCCGCATTTCTGGACCATGCAAGGCTCGGTTCGCGTCGCGCAGATGTGCCACGAATGGGGCCTGACCTGGGGTTCGCATTCCAACAATCATTTCGATATTTCGCTGGCGATGTTCACCCATGTCGCGGCCGCCGCGCCGGGGGAAATCACCGCGATCGACACGCACTGGATCTGGCAGGACGGCCAGCGCTTGACCAAAGCGCCGCTGCAGATTGTCGGCGGCTGCGTGCAAGTGCCGAAGAAACCCGGGCTCGGCGTCGAGCTGGACATGGACCAGCTGGTCAAGGCGCACGAGTTGTATAAAGGCATGGGCCTCGGCGCGCGCGACGACAGCGTGGCGATGCAATTTCTGATTCCGGGCTGGAAATTCGATAACAAGCGACCGTGCCTGGTGCGCTGA
- a CDS encoding MFS transporter, whose protein sequence is MHDGTDSVLESAISKVKRHVLPLFVIMFIVNYIDRVNIGFVRAHMEQDLGIGAAAYGLGAGLFFIGYALFEVPSNMLLQKVGARIWLTRIMLTWGLVAAGMAFIQNETHFYILRFLLGVAEAGFFPGVIYYFTRWLPGVERGKAIAIFLSGSAIASLISGPLSGLLLQINGLGLHGWQWMYFIEGMFSVGLCVFVWFWLDSKPHDAKWLTRAEQDALVKAIDDEQLAREAATPIKPSVGKLLKDRQIILFCLIYFFIQLTIYAATFWLPSIIKKMGDLSDIQVGLFNSIPWLLSIVGMYAFAALSAKWKNQQAWVAAALLIAAAGMFMSTTGGPIFAFVAICFAALGFKSASSLFWPIPQAYLDARIAAGVIALINSVGNLGGFVAPTTFGLLEEHTGSIQGGLYGLAATSIIAAIIVFAARNTPKKASVAVGQTASSHA, encoded by the coding sequence ATGCATGACGGCACCGATTCGGTGCTCGAATCCGCCATCTCGAAAGTCAAACGCCACGTCCTGCCGCTGTTCGTGATCATGTTCATCGTCAATTACATTGACCGCGTGAACATCGGTTTCGTCCGCGCCCACATGGAGCAGGATCTGGGCATCGGCGCTGCCGCCTACGGCCTGGGTGCCGGCCTGTTCTTCATCGGTTACGCGCTGTTCGAAGTCCCCTCCAACATGCTTCTGCAAAAAGTCGGCGCGCGCATCTGGCTGACCCGCATCATGCTGACCTGGGGCCTGGTCGCCGCCGGCATGGCGTTCATCCAGAACGAAACCCATTTCTATATTCTGCGTTTTCTGCTCGGTGTCGCCGAAGCCGGATTCTTTCCCGGGGTGATCTATTACTTCACTCGCTGGCTGCCGGGCGTCGAGCGCGGCAAGGCGATTGCGATCTTCCTCAGCGGCTCGGCGATTGCCTCGCTGATCTCCGGCCCGCTGTCCGGCCTGCTCCTGCAAATCAACGGTCTGGGCCTGCACGGCTGGCAGTGGATGTACTTCATTGAAGGCATGTTCTCGGTTGGCTTGTGCGTGTTCGTCTGGTTCTGGCTCGACTCCAAACCCCACGACGCCAAATGGCTGACCCGCGCAGAACAGGACGCGCTGGTCAAAGCCATCGACGACGAACAACTGGCCCGCGAAGCCGCGACGCCGATCAAACCGTCGGTGGGCAAACTGCTCAAGGATCGCCAGATCATTCTGTTTTGCCTGATCTACTTTTTCATTCAACTGACTATCTATGCCGCGACGTTCTGGCTGCCGAGCATCATCAAGAAGATGGGCGACCTCAGCGACATCCAAGTCGGGCTGTTCAATTCGATCCCGTGGTTGCTGTCGATTGTCGGCATGTACGCCTTCGCCGCCCTGTCGGCCAAATGGAAAAACCAGCAAGCGTGGGTTGCCGCAGCGCTGTTGATCGCGGCTGCCGGGATGTTCATGTCGACCACCGGCGGGCCGATCTTTGCCTTCGTTGCGATCTGCTTCGCAGCACTCGGTTTCAAATCGGCGTCGTCGTTGTTCTGGCCGATTCCCCAGGCGTATCTGGACGCGCGAATCGCTGCCGGAGTGATCGCGCTGATCAACTCGGTGGGCAACCTCGGCGGCTTCGTCGCGCCAACCACGTTTGGCCTGCTGGAGGAACACACCGGCTCGATCCAGGGCGGCCTCTACGGTTTGGCCGCGACCTCGATCATCGCCGCGATCATCGTTTTTGCCGCCCGCAATACGCCGAAAAAAGCCTCGGTCGCCGTCGGCCAAACCGCGTCCAGCCACGCCTGA
- a CDS encoding FadR/GntR family transcriptional regulator: protein MQEDFDVPARKRSHNLAHDLVAKLTQSILLGQMLPGDKLPSENSIVQEHGVSRTVVREAISKLQASGLVETRHGIGTFVIERAAEQGLRLNVDTALGVRSILELRMGLETQAAALAASRRTDAQLQQMREALDDYQNLLANNDSCVEADRRFHLLIAEATGNVCFSEIIQHLGSAMIPRTRVNAAERGAADLSKLGQLANQEHEAILNAIKRQDPDAARAAMWLHLTNSRDRFLARS from the coding sequence ATGCAAGAAGACTTCGACGTTCCCGCCCGCAAACGCAGCCATAACCTGGCGCATGATTTGGTCGCGAAGCTGACCCAGAGCATCCTGCTCGGGCAGATGTTGCCCGGCGACAAGCTGCCGTCGGAGAACTCGATCGTTCAGGAACACGGGGTCAGCCGCACCGTGGTGCGCGAAGCGATCTCGAAATTGCAGGCGTCGGGGTTAGTGGAAACCCGGCATGGCATCGGCACCTTTGTGATTGAGCGCGCAGCGGAGCAGGGCTTGCGGCTGAACGTCGACACGGCGCTGGGTGTGCGCAGCATTCTGGAACTGCGCATGGGCCTGGAAACCCAGGCCGCCGCGCTCGCCGCCAGTCGTCGTACGGACGCGCAATTGCAGCAGATGCGCGAGGCGCTGGATGACTATCAAAACCTGCTGGCGAATAACGACAGTTGCGTGGAGGCCGACAGGCGCTTCCATTTGCTGATCGCCGAAGCCACCGGCAACGTGTGTTTCAGCGAAATCATCCAGCATTTGGGCAGTGCGATGATTCCGCGAACCCGGGTCAATGCCGCCGAGCGTGGCGCGGCGGATTTGAGCAAGCTCGGGCAATTGGCCAATCAGGAGCACGAGGCGATTCTGAACGCGATCAAACGCCAGGACCCGGACGCGGCTCGCGCGGCCATGTGGCTGCATCTGACCAACAGCCGCGACCGCTTTCTGGCGCGGTCCTGA
- a CDS encoding DMT family transporter, translating into MPQLSPALKIIFAMAFVVVCWGYSPTGIHLGLQAYEPGHLALLRFLLASVLMAAVAVWRGISLPKIRDLPFLIALGLFAVSLHHVLLNIGQQSVSAGASSVLAQSTPLFSTLLARFVFKDRVSAWRWGCVLLGLIGVVIVVAGDKGLASIDAQGLLILLAALSWSVYFALQKHHTGRYDGLTLTCYTVWAGTLLLLVYLPGLADQVLRAPVDVQIAVIGLGVFPSALAYLAWAFVLAHVDLSRAAMTLYLVPPTAMLIASFALGERPTMLVIVGAVVVLSSVLALNLERKLLALLTPSRAGSLPH; encoded by the coding sequence ATGCCGCAACTTTCTCCCGCTCTGAAAATCATTTTTGCCATGGCATTTGTCGTGGTGTGCTGGGGTTATTCACCGACCGGCATTCACCTTGGCTTGCAGGCCTACGAGCCCGGGCATCTGGCGTTGCTGCGGTTTCTGCTGGCGTCGGTGTTGATGGCGGCGGTCGCGGTTTGGCGCGGCATCAGCCTGCCGAAAATACGTGACTTGCCGTTTCTGATCGCGCTTGGTTTGTTTGCCGTGAGTCTGCATCACGTGCTGCTGAACATCGGGCAGCAGAGTGTCAGCGCCGGGGCATCGAGTGTGCTGGCGCAATCGACGCCGTTGTTCAGCACGTTGTTGGCGCGGTTTGTGTTCAAGGATCGGGTCAGTGCCTGGCGTTGGGGTTGCGTGCTGCTGGGGCTGATCGGCGTGGTCATCGTCGTCGCCGGGGACAAAGGCCTGGCCAGCATTGATGCGCAGGGTTTGCTGATTTTGCTGGCGGCGCTGTCGTGGAGTGTTTATTTCGCATTGCAGAAGCATCACACCGGGCGGTATGACGGGTTGACCCTGACCTGTTACACGGTTTGGGCGGGGACGCTGTTGTTGCTGGTGTATCTGCCGGGGCTGGCGGATCAGGTGTTGCGCGCGCCGGTTGACGTGCAAATAGCGGTGATTGGCCTGGGCGTATTTCCGAGCGCGCTCGCGTATCTGGCGTGGGCATTTGTGTTGGCACATGTGGACTTGAGCCGCGCAGCGATGACCCTGTATCTGGTGCCGCCGACGGCGATGCTGATTGCCAGTTTCGCACTGGGCGAGCGGCCGACGATGCTGGTGATAGTCGGCGCAGTGGTGGTGTTGAGCAGCGTGCTGGCATTGAATCTGGAAAGAAAACTGCTGGCGCTGCTGACGCCATCGCGAGCAGGCTCACTCCCACATTGA
- a CDS encoding IS3 family transposase (programmed frameshift), translating into MSNQRYPEEFKIQAVKQVTEKQLPVSEVAARLGVSVHSLYAWVKRYTKPQEQRVEEDDQSAEVRRLRAELKRVTEERDNLKKGRRVLCQGVRLKYAFIKQQSGHYAIRRLCLTLKVHPSGYYAWLSEPKSARAKDDQRLLGLIKHSWLESGGVYGYRKIHDDLREVGESCGRHRVARLMRLEGLRSQTGYRRRPGKYGGKPAVASPNLLKRQFDVREPNKVWVTDITYIRTYEGWLYLAVVLDLFSRQIIGWSMKSQMTSDVAIDALLMAVWRRKPKQEVMIHSDQGSQYSSSDWRSFLKANNLVASMSRRGNCHDNAVAESFFQLLKRERIKRKIYTTRQDARDDVFDYIEMFYNPKRRHSFNNQLSPVEFEKRYAASLESV; encoded by the exons ATGAGCAACCAGCGATATCCCGAAGAATTCAAAATCCAGGCGGTCAAGCAAGTGACCGAAAAGCAGCTTCCTGTCTCGGAGGTGGCTGCACGATTGGGTGTGTCCGTGCACAGCCTCTATGCCTGGGTTAAGCGCTACACCAAGCCCCAAGAACAGCGCGTTGAGGAGGATGATCAAAGCGCTGAGGTTCGTCGTCTACGTGCCGAGCTGAAACGGGTGACGGAGGAGCGAGACA ATCTTAAAAAAGGCCGCCGCGTACTTTGCCAAGGAGTGCGGCTGAAGTACGCCTTTATTAAGCAGCAATCGGGTCATTACGCGATTCGACGGCTTTGCCTGACGCTCAAGGTTCATCCCAGCGGCTACTACGCGTGGCTATCAGAACCAAAATCTGCGCGAGCCAAGGACGATCAGCGACTGCTTGGATTGATCAAACACTCCTGGCTGGAAAGCGGTGGCGTTTATGGCTATCGCAAGATCCATGATGACCTGCGAGAGGTTGGTGAGAGCTGTGGCCGTCACCGGGTGGCTAGGTTGATGCGCCTTGAGGGTTTACGTTCTCAGACTGGGTATCGACGGAGGCCGGGAAAATATGGCGGTAAACCAGCCGTTGCCTCACCGAACTTACTGAAGCGCCAATTCGATGTCAGAGAACCCAACAAAGTCTGGGTCACAGACATTACCTACATCCGAACATATGAAGGCTGGCTGTATTTGGCCGTGGTGCTCGATCTGTTTTCACGCCAGATCATTGGTTGGTCAATGAAGTCGCAGATGACCAGCGACGTAGCCATTGATGCACTGCTGATGGCGGTTTGGAGACGTAAGCCGAAGCAAGAGGTGATGATCCACTCAGATCAAGGCAGTCAGTACAGCAGCTCAGACTGGCGAAGCTTCTTGAAAGCTAACAACCTGGTGGCCAGCATGAGTCGTCGAGGTAACTGCCACGACAACGCTGTGGCGGAGAGCTTTTTCCAGCTGCTAAAGCGGGAACGGATCAAGCGTAAAATCTACACTACACGCCAGGATGCTCGGGATGATGTGTTCGATTACATCGAGATGTTTTACAACCCAAAACGACGCCACAGTTTCAACAATCAGCTGTCACCGGTAGAGTTTGAAAAGCGTTACGCAGCGAGCCTGGAGAGTGTCTAG
- a CDS encoding fimbrial biogenesis chaperone, whose translation MSASSIARAGLMPEQTRLIFHEGQTQRSLMLANTNAYPVVVQTWVDNGEGNRAPEDSVSAMIALPSVFRLQPQALQGLRIVYDGSALPKDRESVSWLNLYEIPPAKVDAPALSTRVAVAMNTQMKIFYRPANLPSAPEKMAGALTFRIEQQAGTWVLVCHNPSPYHASFSSLRVGVQGSEQPVAKSLDMMAPPLSEKAYPLANFSHGADARVPVSYTLVDDGGHYLDGHATASVHQMP comes from the coding sequence ATGAGTGCGTCCTCAATTGCGCGTGCCGGGCTAATGCCCGAACAGACCCGGTTGATCTTCCACGAGGGCCAGACCCAACGCTCGCTGATGCTGGCCAACACCAATGCCTATCCCGTGGTGGTGCAAACCTGGGTCGACAACGGTGAAGGCAACCGCGCGCCGGAAGACTCAGTCTCGGCGATGATCGCCCTACCTTCGGTATTTCGTCTGCAACCCCAAGCGTTGCAGGGCCTGCGCATCGTTTACGACGGTAGCGCGCTGCCGAAAGACCGTGAGTCCGTGAGCTGGTTGAATCTCTACGAAATCCCTCCTGCCAAAGTAGACGCGCCCGCGCTTTCTACGCGCGTCGCCGTGGCCATGAACACCCAGATGAAAATCTTCTACCGACCCGCCAACCTGCCCAGCGCTCCCGAAAAAATGGCTGGCGCCCTGACCTTTCGCATCGAACAGCAGGCAGGTACCTGGGTGCTGGTGTGCCACAACCCCAGCCCCTATCACGCCTCGTTTTCTTCTTTACGCGTTGGCGTTCAAGGGAGTGAACAGCCCGTGGCAAAGTCCCTCGACATGATGGCCCCGCCCCTCAGCGAAAAAGCGTACCCGCTGGCCAACTTCTCCCACGGCGCAGATGCCCGCGTACCCGTCAGCTACACGCTTGTCGATGACGGCGGCCACTACCTGGATGGCCACGCAACCGCCTCCGTGCATCAGATGCCGTAA
- a CDS encoding fimbrial protein, whose protein sequence is MTLFRPLFTLLLTLGATVGADAQATCTRVFNGNQVLDGNSAQLTFGRVNLTSSYLQPVGTHLGSIVVSAATAPGLTSETVLWQCDLSDADSIYEVFATNGDDRVGGYWEIGNGSGASVNDGLPGYYATWFPYVGIKLTHLNSGKVFTRYWQDAKITQYDTVGNKIQIKAKHLSMIQGELARVSSLPPTSGSGSNWCGGQAASSGSGTYSYTCTQPNGYVQFRGGGIASDPVGSDSNNNYNFWGARNGIAFGMRAAASISYTATCVARNVTPVVSFLPITATELNQGMTRSSDFTIGLECSNTASSGTASNQTALGIQVAYSAYTQAQSLGLLSSGGGVTYLVSNGYGTDPSVATGVGISLRNTSNGSAMNFLGWSGTGTGATGGWYPVLAGASSAGSNASGYTSYLQTITATLSILPGETAKPGRVNATAYVLVKVQ, encoded by the coding sequence ATGACTCTTTTTCGTCCACTGTTCACACTGCTCCTGACCCTCGGCGCCACCGTCGGTGCGGATGCCCAGGCAACCTGCACGCGGGTCTTCAACGGTAATCAAGTGCTGGACGGCAACTCGGCACAACTGACGTTTGGCCGGGTTAACCTGACCTCCAGCTACCTGCAACCGGTCGGCACGCATTTGGGCTCCATTGTAGTTTCCGCCGCGACGGCGCCCGGACTCACCAGCGAGACCGTACTGTGGCAATGCGACCTGAGCGACGCCGATAGCATTTACGAGGTGTTCGCCACCAACGGTGACGACCGTGTCGGCGGTTACTGGGAAATCGGCAATGGATCAGGGGCCTCGGTCAACGATGGGCTGCCCGGTTACTACGCCACGTGGTTCCCCTATGTCGGGATCAAATTGACGCACCTGAACTCTGGCAAAGTGTTCACACGCTATTGGCAGGACGCCAAAATCACCCAGTACGACACGGTCGGCAACAAGATCCAGATCAAAGCCAAACACTTGAGCATGATCCAGGGCGAACTTGCTCGCGTATCCAGCCTCCCGCCAACGTCAGGCTCGGGAAGTAACTGGTGCGGGGGCCAAGCAGCCTCCAGTGGCAGCGGGACCTACAGCTATACATGCACCCAGCCCAATGGCTACGTCCAGTTTCGAGGGGGTGGCATCGCCTCGGATCCGGTGGGGTCGGACTCCAACAACAACTACAACTTCTGGGGCGCACGCAACGGTATTGCGTTTGGCATGCGCGCCGCGGCTTCTATCAGTTACACCGCCACCTGCGTGGCCCGCAACGTCACGCCCGTGGTGAGTTTCCTGCCGATCACCGCCACTGAGTTGAACCAGGGCATGACTCGCAGCAGTGACTTCACCATCGGCCTGGAATGCAGCAACACCGCCAGTTCCGGTACCGCCAGCAACCAGACCGCACTGGGCATCCAAGTGGCCTACAGCGCGTATACCCAAGCCCAGTCCCTGGGGCTGTTGAGCAGTGGCGGCGGGGTGACCTATCTGGTGTCCAACGGCTATGGCACCGACCCTTCGGTAGCCACCGGGGTGGGTATCAGCCTGCGTAACACTAGCAACGGCAGTGCCATGAATTTTCTGGGATGGTCGGGCACCGGCACGGGCGCCACCGGCGGCTGGTACCCGGTATTAGCGGGCGCCAGCAGCGCCGGCAGCAACGCGTCCGGCTACACCAGCTACCTGCAGACGATCACCGCCACCCTCAGCATCCTGCCTGGCGAAACAGCCAAGCCGGGCAGGGTCAACGCCACCGCTTACGTACTGGTAAAGGTCCAATGA